CCAGATATAGTAATTCTGATTTATTTTTGGAAATCAGATTCGCCTCAAGCTCAGGAACAGAGTCAAAATGATCTTCAATTGCTCGTTTTCCTTTTCCAGTGATGATCAATATATCTTCAATCCCTGATTCTATAGCTTCTTCAATGATGTACTGAATCGTTGGCTTATCAACGATTGGTAACATTTCTTTTGGCATCGCTTTCGTAGCCGGTAAAAATCGTGTACCTAATCCAGCTGCTGGAATGACTGCCTTTTTTACTTTAATCATGAAAAACACTCCTATCAAATGAATAAATGGCTACCAATTTATTATTAGTATTCCAATCTTTATGTAAAATACAATACCATATACCTATTACATAATTCCATAAACTTTTCCATATATTCATAATGTAAGCGTTAACATAGAAAAAAGAGAGTGTTAATTCACTCTCTTCTCTATTCTTTACAAGTCTTAATGTTACTTCCAGTGCCCTTTCCAATTCTTTTCGATTGGACTTGGTGGATTAATGGTAACCATTTGATTTAAGAATACCGCTTCATTGTTTTCATAGATCTCTTCAAATAACCAATCATCTAGCGTCTTCTCGAGATACGTTTCACACTGCTTCCAATAGAATGGGCGCTTCTCGATATGATGGGCGTCTGAAGCAACAAGGTGCGCTAATCCATTTTCGAGTAGAGCAACTGCAAATCGTTGGACATCTTTTCCGTATTTACCGACCAAGCTTGCACATGTCACTTGGCTGATTGCGCCGTTAGAAACAAGCTCAAACAATAAAGACGGATTTTGAATGATTGCTTTGTTTTTCTCCGGATGCGCAATGATCGGTACAAAACCATCTGAAATCAATTCTGCGAATACCTGTCGAGCATACGACGGAATTCCTGTTGACGGAAACTCAATCAACAGATAACGCGAACCTGAGAGAGGCAAGGCTTTCCCTGCCTCCAGCTCTTCCATCAACTCACCAATCAATCGAATCTCATGACCTGGATAGACAGTTAACGGAATGTTGCGTTGATTTAATAACACATTGAATTCATTGACAGTCAACTTGACATCGACATCTTCTGTCTCAAATTGAGGATGATAGAGATGCGGTGTCGCGATAATACGCGTAATACCCTCTTCGACAGCTTGTTCTGCGAGTTGAAGTGCATGTTCGACACTCGCTGGACCATCATCGACAAGAGGCAGTATATGACAATGTACGTCAATCATGATTAGTTCCCTCACTCATAGGAATAGTAGTATTGATATGCCGAATCATCCGTCAGTTCGCGGCGATTTAATACGACGCCCAGAATTTTAGCTTCCGCTAGTTCCAGTTGTTCTTTTGCTTTCAGAACGCGTTGGCGATCTGATGTCGTACAACCAACGACTAGAACGACACCATCTGTCAGCTTCGATGTAATACGGCTATCCGCCACCTGTAATAAAGGTGGTGCATCGAAGATGATGATCTCGAATTCCTCTCGTAGCTGTGAAACGAGATGTTCCATTGCTCGTGAAGATAATAATTCAGCCGGGTTCGGTGGAATCGGACCTGCTGTCAGGATCGACAGATTCTCAATTTTTGTCGGTAAAATCGCCTTGTCTTTTTCCGCTTGGCGCGTTAGCAGACTAGAAAGCCCTAGTCCATTTGCTACCTTGAACGTGTAATGAACTGTCGGACGACGCATGTCCGTATCAATGATCAAGACTTTTTTACCTTGCTGGGCATAAGCGACCGCTAAGTTCGAAGCAGTCGTCGATTTCCCTTCGCTTTGCGTCGCAGACGTGACGAGAATTGCTTGAATTTCCTGATCGACTGCCATGAACTCGATGTTCGTGCGAATCGTTCGGTATTGCTCGGCTACAGGAGACTTTGGCTGTGTAACAGTAATCAGCTTTCGCGCGTCTTTATTCATCTTGTTGTTTTTCTTAGCCATACTGTTTGACCACCTCTCGCTTACTTGCCTTTTTTGCTGAAGTCTTGAAAATCTTACTATCGATATCCGGGATACTCCCAAGGACCGGGAGATCGAGGATTTGTTGAACTTGCTCTTCTGTCCGAATACGACGATCCAGTACTTCACGCAGGAACGCAAGACCTACACCAAGTAAAAATCCGACGACAGCAGCAATCGCTGTATTCAAAAGAATATTCGGGCTGACCGGTGTCGTTGGAATACCAGATACCGAAAGGACTTTAACGTTATCGACGTTCATTAATTCTGGAATATCTTCACTGAACACATTCGCGATTGAGTTCGCGATATTCGATGCTAATGCCGCATCCGTACTTTGAACAGAAACGTTGATGACCTGAGAGTTTTGTTCACTTTCGACCGTGATCATGTTATTCAATGTCGTTAGATTGGTTGGAGCGTTTGAGACTTCTTTTTGAACCTTCTCTAGAATAGCGGGACTTTTGATGATGACCCGGTATGTATTGACTAATGTGACAGACGACTGGACTTGTGAGGCGTCGATGACTTCATTTTCCTGTTTTTTCGGTGTGACAAGGATTTGTGTACCTGCTTGATACGTTGGATCGACTAAAAAAGTACTGACTGCAAACGAAATGACTGCAGCAACAATCGTTAGCGCAAGGATACGCCAAAACGATTTCCGTAAAATCGAAAACAACTCTTGTAAACTAATCGTTTCATTCATGGCTTGATAATTCTCCTTTATTTTTCTAATTCACTGGCTATTTTTCATCAACTAGAAAATAGTATAACAAATAAATGGGAAATGGTTGATTTTTTTTTAAGAAATTCCATATGTTTTTTTATAAGTTTGCGTATAATGAAAAGTGGATTGTTATTATTTTCATTCATTTCCCTATCCATACACAGGAGGAATCGTTTTTATGCATCGTTCACTACAAGTACTCCAGTACTATACATCTCATTCACAAGAAGACATTTCTCGCTTGCATCAGCGAATTCAATCAAGTCTTTCTTCAACTGAATCGTTGACAGATACGATGATCCGATTGACAGGTAGTGCTCCTCTTGTCCCATTTGAGGAAGATACCGTCACTGCAGCGGAATGGAATGCTTTTCTGCAAGGAAAACATCACGAGGTGCTCGCTGACTTTTTAGCTTTGCTCGTCTCTCGCCCCATCCTTGAAGAAGATGGTCCCGTAATCGCTGAAACAGAAGAACCACTGCCGACTCTGTCACGCAGTTATCGTGAACCGTCAGCTCGACGAAAACGTGATGATTCGAATATTTCTCATACTAAGAAGAGAATTCCTTGGGGATGGCTCGTGTTACTTCTTCTTTGTTTCTTACTTGGCGCTACTGGTACATACGTGTACTCTAATTATTTCGTCGCATCGAAGTCAACTCCTGAATCGACTGTCGAACAGCCTGTCACTGTCAATAAATCCGAGACAAAACAAAAGAAAAAAGAAAAAGCAACTCCAACAGAAGAGGCGACTTCGCTATACATTAATCAACGAAACAGCAATATTTATACAGATGAAAGCATGACGACCGTCTTGTATGAAGCAGATTTTGGCGATCAGTATCCGATCGTGAAGAAATTAGACGGTAACATTCAAGTAAAAGTGACAGATCAATTATCTGGTTATGTTAAAACAGCTGAGACGACAACGAAGTTAACGGGTGATCCGATTACAGACGAAGCATTAGTATCATGGGTAACGAATAATTTAAATACTCAATTCGCCGAAGGATCAATCACGGACCTGATGGGAAAATCGAGTGAAGACCTCACGGCTTCTTTTGGTCCACCGAACCGGACATACCAGGACGATGTACATTCTTATCTTTTCTACGCTACACATTTTTTCATTCTTGATCAAAATCGGGTCGTCGCGATTGATTGGACAGACACATCGATTACGAATGATCAGTTAGCTACTCTCGCTCCCCTACAACTCGAAACAGATACAACCGGACTTGTCACAAGCAATTCCTATCGCCTACAGCGATTCGCAAAGGATGGTACGGTCAGCCGTGTCCGTCTGGCAGAACAATCTTTCTAAATCAAAAGCACCGGATCCGTTAGGATCCGGTGCTTTTTGTGTTTACTCGAGGTCAAGTGAATAACGAAGTGCCGTTTGTGTCTCTTTAAGAGAATCATCTGTCGGGTGCCAGTAGTAGATTCCGTCTCCTTCTTTACCACCTGCGCCTTCAAGCTTTAGATTCTTTTGATTACGGAAAGCATCCATGTAATCAAATGCAAGTGTACGCATCGGTTTGAACGAAACGTTTGTTTGTGCATTTTTACCGACGACATCCATGATGGCATTGAAGTTACTAACTGATACATCAGATGACAGTTTGTTAGCAACTTGAGCGATGACTTCCCGCTGACGCATTTGACGACCGAAGTCACCACGTGGATCTTCGTAACGCATCCGTGTGAATTTTAAAGCTGAATCACCATCAAGATTAATCTTACCAACTGGGAAGTGCGTCCCACCTACTTTAAAATCAAGATCGTTATTAACGGTTACCCCACCGACTGCATCAACCAGTGAAGTGAATCCTTGCATATTGATTTCCGCGTAGTAGTTAATCGGAATATTGAGGAATTTTTCGACTGTCTTGATTGCCATTTCCGGTCCCCCGAATGAATAGGCATGGTTGATTTTATCGTTCGTTCCGTGACCGACGATATCGACCTTCGTGTCACGAGGAATACTAATCAAACGACTTTCGTTTCGCGTCGGATTCAACGTCATGATCATGATCGAGTCACTACGTCCTCGTTCTCCTGGTCGCTGATCGACACCTAACAGTAAGACGGATACCGGTTTTTGCTCGTCGACGATTTTATCCCCTGTATTTTTGACTGGAGATTGGATTTTCTTCACGGTCTGGTCGACTTGATAATATGTATAACCAATGAACCCGCCAATACCGACAACAAGAACAAGTGCGATTAACAGCATAATCTTTAATGGGGTCCAGCGTTTTTTCACCTTACGTTTTTTCTTTACTCGTTCCAAATGTTTCCATCCCTTTCTCTACTTTGCTTCGTACAACTATCGGATTTATTATACAAAATTACAACTCATTATAACGATTTTTTTGAGTAATTTGTCAAAAACGGGAAAAGATGAAAAAAGAGCTCATCGTCTAGATAAGCTCTTTTATCAATTAAAGAGATGTTTGACTAGCTACTTTATAGGTTTTTTTCTTGAAATCATAGTCCATGATGACATATTTCCGTTGACTCGTTGACGTCGGGAAAACATACCATTTTGTATATCCTTTAATACCTAATCCTAAATCAAGTTCTTGTTTCGTTTGAACGGGTGTCCAATCAACAGTCGTCAAACTCGTCCATTCCCCTAATCCTTTTCCAGACAAAATACTATCCAATTGCTTTTCTGTCATGCCGTTTTTAATTTTCTTCCCCTTCATCAGCTTCATTTTACTCTCCCTGAACCCTGTAGCCGAATCAAAACGTAACAGACTGACCGTTTTGCTTGTCAGACGATAGATAGAACTTTTCTTCTTCGTCATGAACATCAAGCCTGTCGTATCCATATAGGTTTTCTCATTGACAAATGTATAGAATGTCGCCTTCTGCCCATTCGTAGTACTTGTAGAATCTGCTTTTTTCTTTAAAACCGTCGAGCCGTTCTTTTTCGTCAGCTGCTTCTTATAGTCTTTTCCATAGATGACCTTTGCTGCTTGTTCAATCGTCATCCCAGCTTTTAACGCTGTATAACGATCTGTTGCTTTCGTTTCGTCTTTTGTCGCAGCAGACGCTACGCCTCCGAATAGAGTCGTTCCTGCGATTACTGTTGCTAAGGCAACTTTTGTGAATGTCATTTTCATGTTCCTATCCCCTTTTTAGAATGTCTCGTGATTTTCAATAACGTAGGCTTTCTTTTTCGTGTCATAACTCATCTCAACGTAAACACGTGATTTCGTCGATTTTTGGAAGACATACAATTTTCCTTTAAACGCTTCAATCTCATAGTCTTTGATTTCTTTCGCACTGAAGACGCTTCGTGCATCTTCCTCAAGCAATCCAGCCCATTCCCCAAGACCAGACTCCGAGAGCACACCATCGAGTTGTTTCTCCGTCATTCCCCTCTTGATTTTAGCGCCCGTGTTTAACTTCCGTGTACTCTCTCGGTATTCGGAATATGTATTCCGTCCCATTTCGACTTGTTTCGAAATAAGACGATACACGGAATCGTTCTTTTTCGTCATGAAACCGAGCGACATCAAGGTCGGAGGAATCTTTGCTTTCCGATCATAGATTTCGTAATAAATTTCCTTGCGCTTATCTTCAACGTCCTTAAACTCTTCTTTCGTCTTCAATACTTGTGAACCGCTTTTTGTCGTTAAATGTTTTTTGTAGTCTTTGCCGTATAAGACTTTTGCGACTTGCTCCATCGTCATACCTGCTTTTAGTGCCGTATATTGATTTGTAGCTACTGTCTCAACCTTCGTCGCTGCCGAAGCTGTTCCACTAAAAAGTGTTGATCCCGCGATGATTGTCGCCACTGTGATTTTCATGAATGTCGTATTCATACTCTACTCTCCTTTTTAATACTGACTATGATCTTCGACACGATACGCTTTCTTTTTCATGTCATAGATGAAAAAGATGTATTGCCATTTGTTTGTTGCAGTCGGAAAAACGTATGATTTCGTATGAATGATCGTTGCTTTTCCTGCTTTGACTTCTTTTTTTCGAAGGACGGATGTCGTATCGACGTGACCGAGTGTTCCGAATGTTCCGAGCCCTTTTCCCGTCAGTACTCGATCGACTTGTTGTTCCGTCATTCCGTTTTTGATCTTCGCGCCCTTGATCAGTTTGCGATCACTCGTCCGGAATCCGGCTGCGGTGTCACGCTTGAACTCCATTTGTTTCATCGTCAGCCGGTACTTCGTTCCACCTGTCTCCGTCATGAACATCAGGACACCGATTGCTGACGGGAATTCAACTTTTCGATTCACGAGATCATAGAGAAGGACGTTCCGATCCCATTCCTCCATCTTGATTTCTGTGCTCAATCGTAAGACTTGTGAACCATTTTTCATCTTCAACTGCTTCTTATAAGTCTTTCCATAGAGGACTTTTGCGACTTGTTCAACCGTCATCCCCGGTTTTAAAGCACGATACTGTTTTGTGGCGATCGTCTCGGCTTTTGTTGCTGCCGAGACCGCACCACTTCCGAGCAAGCTAATTGCCATCAAACAGACAATGCTCACCTTGATCCATTTCTGCATCCGTTCCACTCACTTTCCATTCCCGCTTGCTTTAGTTTTTCATTGTTCACTATAGGCACTTCATTAAAATTCCGGCGCCGTATCGTTCGGTCCTACTGTACGGATATTATCTACGACAAACTTTTTTCGTTCATGACTGTAGGCGAAATCGATTTCTTTCCACTTATTTTTTTGTGTAGTCGGAAATACATAGGTCTTCATCCGATACAATTCTTGAAAATCTAGACGAACTTCTTCTTTCGAATAACCCGACGTCGTATTCATATTGGCAACAGCCGTCCAGTGACCTAATCCTTTACCTGAGAGCATCGCATCAATCTGTTTTTCCGTCATCCCATTTTCTGGTTTCGCACCTTTTTTAAGCTGACGTGTACTTTCTCGATACCCCGTTTTTGACTTCCGTTCGATGAAAACGGCTTTGATGACCAATCGATAGATGTTACTTCTTTTCTTTGTCATGAAATGCAGGGCAAGTTTTGGACCTTGCTTCACGGAGCGATCTTCCATCACTTGAATCAATTGCTTATGCCCTTCTTCGACTGTTTCGTCATTGATCGGTAAGCGTAAAATCGTCGGCTGTGCTTTACGATATCGAATGTGTTTTTTCGCTTCTTTTCCATAAAGTGTTGTGGCGACCTGCTCGATCGTCATCCCATGCTTTAAGTCCTTATACAATTCTGTTAAGCGGGTTTCTTCTTTAGTTGCTGCAGATGCTTCATCTGGAACTAAAACGGTTATTGCAATAAGGACGATCACCATCACTTTTCCCAGTACTTTCATCGCTTGACCCCTCTCCTTATTTCACGAGCTGAACGGCACGCTCGGCATTCAAGCGACCGTATCCATACGTCGTGTCGTAACCTTTCTTTCCAAGATCCTTCGCCGACTTGCGAAGAATTGATTCAACGTCCGTCACCTTGATACTTGGCTTCAAGCTGTAGAGGACACTCGCGACCCCTGCGACATGCGGTGTCGCCATCGACGTGCCACTCCAGAAGATGGACTCGCCGTCTTGCAGATAACTCGCGATATCTTGTCCCGGCGCCACAAGATCAAGCCCTTGACCATAGTTTGAGAACGACGCTCGTTTATCGGATCGGTTCGTCGCCCCGACCGAGAAGGTATATTTTGAACGTGCCGGATAGGACAGTTTCGACGTCCCTTCGTTACCGGTTGCTACTGCGACGAAGATTCCTTTTTTGCGCGCTTCCGCTAAGGCATCTTCAATCGCCAGCGAGACACCACCACCGCCAAGACTCAAGTTGATAACTTTTGCTTTTTGTTTTACGGCGAACAGAATGCCTTTCG
This window of the Exiguobacterium acetylicum genome carries:
- a CDS encoding CpsD/CapB family tyrosine-protein kinase is translated as MAKKNNKMNKDARKLITVTQPKSPVAEQYRTIRTNIEFMAVDQEIQAILVTSATQSEGKSTTASNLAVAYAQQGKKVLIIDTDMRRPTVHYTFKVANGLGLSSLLTRQAEKDKAILPTKIENLSILTAGPIPPNPAELLSSRAMEHLVSQLREEFEIIIFDAPPLLQVADSRITSKLTDGVVLVVGCTTSDRQRVLKAKEQLELAEAKILGVVLNRRELTDDSAYQYYYSYE
- a CDS encoding tyrosine-protein phosphatase, which produces MIDVHCHILPLVDDGPASVEHALQLAEQAVEEGITRIIATPHLYHPQFETEDVDVKLTVNEFNVLLNQRNIPLTVYPGHEIRLIGELMEELEAGKALPLSGSRYLLIEFPSTGIPSYARQVFAELISDGFVPIIAHPEKNKAIIQNPSLLFELVSNGAISQVTCASLVGKYGKDVQRFAVALLENGLAHLVASDAHHIEKRPFYWKQCETYLEKTLDDWLFEEIYENNEAVFLNQMVTINPPSPIEKNWKGHWK
- a CDS encoding YveK family protein, with product MNETISLQELFSILRKSFWRILALTIVAAVISFAVSTFLVDPTYQAGTQILVTPKKQENEVIDASQVQSSVTLVNTYRVIIKSPAILEKVQKEVSNAPTNLTTLNNMITVESEQNSQVINVSVQSTDAALASNIANSIANVFSEDIPELMNVDNVKVLSVSGIPTTPVSPNILLNTAIAAVVGFLLGVGLAFLREVLDRRIRTEEQVQQILDLPVLGSIPDIDSKIFKTSAKKASKREVVKQYG
- a CDS encoding LCP family protein produces the protein MERVKKKRKVKKRWTPLKIMLLIALVLVVGIGGFIGYTYYQVDQTVKKIQSPVKNTGDKIVDEQKPVSVLLLGVDQRPGERGRSDSIMIMTLNPTRNESRLISIPRDTKVDIVGHGTNDKINHAYSFGGPEMAIKTVEKFLNIPINYYAEINMQGFTSLVDAVGGVTVNNDLDFKVGGTHFPVGKINLDGDSALKFTRMRYEDPRGDFGRQMRQREVIAQVANKLSSDVSVSNFNAIMDVVGKNAQTNVSFKPMRTLAFDYMDAFRNQKNLKLEGAGGKEGDGIYYWHPTDDSLKETQTALRYSLDLE